The following proteins are encoded in a genomic region of Arachis stenosperma cultivar V10309 chromosome 4, arast.V10309.gnm1.PFL2, whole genome shotgun sequence:
- the LOC130974030 gene encoding oxysterol-binding protein-related protein 3A-like: MAPKDPKHAAAASANGGGFFASLASSLSNFGTAMSKSVNGIMGYEGLEVVNPEGGTEDAAEEAEKGRWKQEDRDSYWKMMQKYIGSDITSMVTLPVIIFEPMTMLQRMAELMEYSYLLDLADETEDPYMRLVYASSFFISVYFAYTRTWKPFNPILGETYEMVNHGGLTFIAEQVSHHPPMSAGHAENDHFTYDVTSKLKTKFLGNSVDVYPIGRTRVTLKRDGSVLDLVPPPTKVSNLIFGRTWIDSPGEMILTNLTTGDKVVLYFQPCGWFGAGRYEVDGYVYNASDEPKILMTGKWNEAMSYQPCDSEGEPLPGTQMKESWRVAETPKNDKFQYTHFAHKINSFDTAPKKLLASDSRLRPDRMALEKGDLSTAGNEKSSLEERQRAEKRNREAKDHKFVSRWFDLTEEVTPTPWGDLEVYQYNGKYTEHRAAIESSACNDEPDSSRTEFNPWQYDNLDAE; this comes from the exons ATGGCTCCAAAGGATCCCAAGCATGCTGCTGCTGCTAGCGCCAATGGGGGTGGCTTCTTTGCTTCACTTGCTTCCAGTTTGTCCAATTTTGGAACTGCCATGTCAAAATCCGTGAATGG TATAATGGGCTATGAGGGGCTGGAGGTTGTTAATCCAGAAGGAGGAACCGAAGACGCAGCAGAGGAAGCGGAGAAGGGACGATGGAAGCAAGAG GATCGGGATAGTTACTGGAAAATGATGCAGAAGTATATAGGCTCTGATATCACATCAATGGTGACACTTCCAGTTATCATTTTTGAGCCAATGACAATGCTACAGAGAATGGCAGAG CTGATGGAATACTCTTACCTTTTAGATTTGGCAGATGAGACTGAGGATCCATACATGAGACTTGTATATGCTT CATCATTCTTCATATCTGTCTATTTTGCTTACACACGAACATGGAAACCTTTCAATCCAATTCTTGGGGAGACTTATGAAATGGTTAACCATGGTGGCCTAACATTTATAGCAGAACAG GTCAGCCATCACCCTCCCATGAGTGCTGGGCATGCTGAAAATGACCACTTTACTTATGATGTGACATCGAAATTGAAAACCAAATTTCTTGGCAACTCAGTTGATGTATATCCTATTGGAAG AACACGAGTTACCCTCAAAAGAGATGGTTCGGTCCTTGATTTGGTGCCACCTCCAACAAAAGTTAGCAATTTGATTTTTGGACGAACTTGGATTGACTCACCAGGGGAGATGATCCTTACAAATCTGACTACTGGCGATAAAGTCGTGCTGTATTTTCAACCATGCGGCTGGTTTGG AGCTGGTCGGTATGAGGTGGACGGATACGTATATAATGCTTCCGATGAGCCAAAGATACTGATGACAGGAAAATGGAATGAGGCTATGAGTTATCAGCCTTGTGACTCAGAGGGAGAGCCACTTCCGGGCACTCAAATGAAAGAG TCATGGAGAGTTGCCGAGACTCCGAAAAACGACAAATTCCAGTACACACATTTTGCACATAAGATCAACAGCTTTGACACCGCTCCCAAGAAGTTATTGGCATCCGACTCTCGTCTCCGACCCGACAGAATGGCCCTTGAGAAGGGTGACCTTTCCACAGCTGGCAATGAGAAAAGCAG tTTGGAGGAGAGGCAGAGAGCAGAGAAGCGAAACCGCGAGGCCAAGGACCACAAGTTCGTTTCCAGATGGTTTGATTTGACAGAGGAAGTAACTCCTACACCATGGGGTGACTTGGAAGTTTATCAATACAACGGTAAATACACTGAACATCGCGCCGCTATCGAAAGCTCTGCCTGCAACGACGAACCTGACAGCAGCAGAACAGAGTTCAACCCTTGGCAATATGATAATTTGGATGCTGAATAA